Genomic DNA from Callospermophilus lateralis isolate mCalLat2 chromosome 11, mCalLat2.hap1, whole genome shotgun sequence:
GTTCTCCTGCAGTGCCCGAACTGTCCCCACCAGCCATGTATCCAACTCCTGGGGCTCCAGCAGGGTGACCCCCAACCCTTCTGCAAAGCACAGAGACACAGGGAAGGGGACTCAGCTATGGTGCAGACTTGGGCAGGTCTGGGAAAGTGTCTAAGTAGAGCTGAATGCTTAGTCCCAAGTGTGCCTCTTGTAATGTCCTCATCCACAGGGCTGAGTACTGGGCTGTGGCGGGTGAGAGGATTGAATCCCACAATTTCCACTGATTAGCTGGAAGAATATGGGTAAATCTTTAACTTTGAGGAGTCTCATTTTGTCATCTGAAAGTTagaaggactgggggtgtggctcagtagtagagcactcccctagccCTCAAGGCAGCTTGCTCAGTGAAATAAAGGAAATATTTATGGATATGCTCCTTTGGGGATTTGGCACACAGGAAATTCTAAAAGGGAATAGGGCAGAATTCATTGTCTTTTGAGATTCCCAAgagaatttcagaaaattttgGTGACTTCCCAAAGCCATGAAGCTGGCAGTGACAGAGCTGTCCTTGCTCAGCGACCTGCAGAGGGTATAGACTCTTGGGTGGCCTGCAGGTGAGGAGGCAGAGCAGGGGTTTGTCCACCCAGGCAGGCGTCTGCAGCTGTTTGGCAACCTTTGCTGGGCAGAGGCTGCTGTCCCCAGAACCAGCTCTAGACTTTTACCTTTGCCCTAAGAGTGAAGCCAAGGGAAGGCCTGGGGCCCCAGAACCCTGGGGAAGGGCAGAGGGGGTGAAAGGACAGCAGGAGCTCACCTTCCTCTCCAGGGGGCTCAAGACTGTTTCTGGTGTCAGGCTCTCCTCCAGCTGCTCCCCTCTGTTCTGCCCAAACCTGCTGAGATGAGTCACAGGTCCAGGGGTGGAAGTGGAGAACCAGGGCAcagtgggtagggaaggggagggaaTGGAGGGTAGTCTCACCAACTCAGGTTCTAGCTGCTCCAGGGAATCACAGAAAACCTCCAAGTCCAGGTCTCTGGGTGGCTGGGACTCTGGGTAAGGGGAGGTAGGGTTATTGCCAAGAGGAAGGCcttggagggaagggaggggtgcAGAGCTGGGCAGAGACATCCATTCAGAAGATACCAGGAGTCCCACCACAGCAGGCACTATGGACCCCAGGAGTGAGCCCCTGGAATAGGCATCCCAGAGCCTGTCCCCTGGCCTTTGGAAATGTAGGGGGGCTCAGTGTCCATGGGCAAGAGCCATGAAGGTCACAGCATGGCATGCCTCCCAGCCTGCTCTCCTCCACCCCTCCTATAGGTGGCCACCACCAGCCTGGGTTTAGTCCTTTGTGTCTCCTGCCCAAGCACTAACCTGGGCATGGGGGTGCTGGCTGCTTGGGATGGCAGGGAGGTCCAGGGACAGCCCCATCATCACCATTCAGCACCTGCACTTTCCAGCCTGTTAGGACACAATATCCAGAGATGGAGCTGGGGAAAGGCTGGTACCGCTTAAGTGACATCAAGTCCCTCAGCCCCATTAGCTAGGAACACTGATGGACACCCAGTCCATCAAGGGCATTGGCTGGGGTCCTTATAGGGACATTAACTGGGGCCCTCGGTGTCCAGCACCTCCCTTTCCAGCCCCCTTAGCCTAGACCTAAGACAGTTCACTTGAACTTTTGGAGCTCCCATGCTCGGGATCTGACCTGTGACCCTTCTCAGGAAGCTTTCTGGGGGCCTTGGCATGTCTGGGATCACCTGGTACAGGGGCTCGAAGTAACCAAACATATCCTCTGCCACCTCGCCCAGTGGCACGGTGTCGATCACCTGTGGGGGAGGGGCTCTCATGGAGAAGAGTTGgctcttcccacctctgctccctCTGTCCTCTTTCAGTGGGCCCCTTCCCCCTTACTATGCCCTGGCATACACTTCTACCTTGCACCCTGCAAGACACAGGGGCAACAGGAAGGTGGTGATTCCCATGTTGGTATCAATGTGTAGGAGACATGATGGAGATCAGCACCAGAAGGGTGAGGGGCAGGCCACCAATCTGGAAGCTTGGGGACAGAGAGCCACAGCCCTTCATACCTTCTGTGCCACCAGTTTCATCTCAGTGATGTAGGCGGACATGGCCTCCTCCCTGCTCATCTTGCCCAGGCTGTTCCAGGCATCCCtggagggtggggggaggggtaGAGGGCTGTGAAAAGGCTGGTTAACAGCTGAACCGAAGTTGCTGGGCAGGTGAGGAGCTCACCACTTATATCGTCCAATGGGGTCCCAGAATCCAGGCCTTGGGACCAGGCAGGGCCCCATGGTAGCTTGCTTGTAGTAGCTATAGAATCGCAGCATCTCTTCGTAGGACGGGCGGTAAGAACCTGGGTACAGGATTGGGAAGTGGAGAACACAACATCACCTCCAGCTccaagagaatagagggaaagggggaacacccctggagagggcagagatGGTGAGGGGTCCCATCCATCTGGACAAGGACAGGAGGTAGCGGGGACCATCAGGATAGTCCAGATAGGAACTTGTGTGAAAACACTGCAAGGATCTTCCTCACTAATTTCTTAGAGTCTTACCCCAGCATCCTGAACCCTA
This window encodes:
- the Acbd4 gene encoding acyl-CoA-binding domain-containing protein 4 isoform X2, with the translated sequence MGTKNESPEPDYQKQFQAAVSVIQNLPKNGSYRPSYEEMLRFYSYYKQATMGPCLVPRPGFWDPIGRYKWDAWNSLGKMSREEAMSAYITEMKLVAQKVIDTVPLGEVAEDMFGYFEPLYQVIPDMPRPPESFLRRVTGWKVQVLNGDDGAVPGPPCHPKQPAPPCPESQPPRDLDLEVFCDSLEQLEPELVWAEQRGAAGGEPDTRNSLEPPGEEEGLGVTLLEPQELDTWLVGTVRALQENMLDVQGRLQSLESKPQHPEQQKPRPRARPWPLRLSASTLLFLLLWPFVVQWLFRQFRIQKR
- the Acbd4 gene encoding acyl-CoA-binding domain-containing protein 4 isoform X3; the protein is MGTKNESPEPDYQKQFQAAVSVIQNLPKNGSYRPSYEEMLRFYSYYKQATMGPCLVPRPGFWDPIGRYKWDAWNSLGKMSREEAMSAYITEMKLVAQKVIDTVPLGEVAEDMFGYFEPLYQVIPDMPRPPESFLRRVTGWKVQVLNGDDGAVPGPPCHPKQPAPPCPESQPPRDLDLEVFCDSLEQLEPELVWAEQRGAAGGEPDTRNSLEPPGEEEGLGVTLLEPQELDTWLVGTVRALQENMLDVQGRLQSLESKPQHPEQKPRPRARPWPLRLSASTLLFLLLWPFVVQWLFRQFRIQKR
- the Acbd4 gene encoding acyl-CoA-binding domain-containing protein 4 isoform X4, producing the protein MGTKNESPEPDYQKQFQAAVSVIQNLPKNGSYRPSYEEMLRFYSYYKQATMGPCLVPRPGFWDPIGRYKWDAWNSLGKMSREEAMSAYITEMKLVAQKVIDTVPLGEVAEDMFGYFEPLYQVIPDMPRPPESFLRRVTESQPPRDLDLEVFCDSLEQLEPELQVWAEQRGAAGGEPDTRNSLEPPGEEEGLGVTLLEPQELDTWLVGTVRALQENMLDVQGRLQSLESKPQHPEQQKPRPRARPWPLRLSASTLLFLLLWPFVVQWLFRQFRIQKR
- the Acbd4 gene encoding acyl-CoA-binding domain-containing protein 4 isoform X1 produces the protein MGTKNESPEPDYQKQFQAAVSVIQNLPKNGSYRPSYEEMLRFYSYYKQATMGPCLVPRPGFWDPIGRYKWDAWNSLGKMSREEAMSAYITEMKLVAQKVIDTVPLGEVAEDMFGYFEPLYQVIPDMPRPPESFLRRVTGWKVQVLNGDDGAVPGPPCHPKQPAPPCPESQPPRDLDLEVFCDSLEQLEPELQVWAEQRGAAGGEPDTRNSLEPPGEEEGLGVTLLEPQELDTWLVGTVRALQENMLDVQGRLQSLESKPQHPEQQKPRPRARPWPLRLSASTLLFLLLWPFVVQWLFRQFRIQKR